Proteins from one Triticum aestivum cultivar Chinese Spring chromosome 7A, IWGSC CS RefSeq v2.1, whole genome shotgun sequence genomic window:
- the LOC123154151 gene encoding uncharacterized protein, translated as MEQFHHGQHVRLRSRVHGTYLHADEDGHGVNLRVRWESMNAAWAVHRHPGEDGQFLLLHSAAYGHYLAATDVPAPPGHRGLRVEQRDYDHPEVEPLVWQDSPSSPSSSPPGRSCLPFHVRLGFPTPCCGRG; from the exons ATGGAGCAGTTCCATCACGGCCAGCACGTGCGGCTGCGCAGCCGCGTGCACGGCACGTACCTGCACGCCGATGAGGACGGACATGGCGTCAACCTCCGCGTCCGCTGGGAGTCTATGAACGCGGCTTGGGCGGTGCACCGGCACCCGGGCGAGGACGGACAGTTCCTGCTCCTACACAGCGCCGCCTACGGCCACTACCTCGCCGCCACGGACGTGCCGGCGCCGCCCGGCCACCGCGGGCTCCGCGTCGAGCAGCGCGACTACGACCATCCTGAGGTGGAGCCACTCGTTTGGCAGGACTCCCCTTCCTCCCCTTCCTCATCCCCGCCAGGGAGGTCATGCCTCCCCTTCCACGTCCGATTGGG TTTCCCCACCCCATGTTGCGGTCGCGGATGA